In Ignisphaera sp., one DNA window encodes the following:
- a CDS encoding ZIP family metal transporter — protein MYLDSVSEPILLVLINGSIVMGATSLGSLTAFFGYRLSDRYLDLSLGFAAGIMIVASFSSLIMPAIDEGLYIDVGLGIALGTLLILLLDRVLPHEHESVGYEGLERFREKIRKAWLVALAMIIHNIPEGLAVGVATIYSPYLGLATAIAIGLQDVVEGMATSLPLASAEGKRLKAVAIGIISGVIELLATFSGAALATLSRIFLGIGMGLAAGAMIYVVVEEILPEIFHRQARNRRIATLGFIIGFYAMLYLDILIH, from the coding sequence ATGTATCTTGATTCAGTATCCGAACCAATACTATTGGTCTTAATCAATGGATCCATAGTTATGGGGGCAACATCTCTAGGTTCGTTAACAGCTTTCTTTGGATATAGACTTTCTGATAGATATCTCGATCTAAGTCTAGGATTTGCTGCAGGAATAATGATTGTTGCCAGCTTCAGTAGCTTGATAATGCCTGCAATAGATGAGGGCCTGTATATTGATGTAGGTCTTGGCATAGCTCTAGGAACACTATTGATATTATTGTTAGACAGAGTTCTACCTCATGAGCACGAAAGTGTGGGATATGAAGGTCTAGAACGTTTCAGGGAGAAAATACGCAAGGCATGGTTAGTAGCTCTAGCCATGATCATCCACAACATACCTGAAGGACTTGCAGTAGGTGTAGCAACAATCTATAGCCCTTACTTAGGATTGGCAACAGCTATAGCTATAGGGCTTCAAGATGTAGTTGAGGGTATGGCTACATCACTACCTTTAGCCTCTGCTGAAGGAAAACGTCTTAAAGCTGTAGCCATAGGCATTATAAGTGGTGTGATTGAGTTACTAGCCACGTTTAGTGGAGCAGCTCTAGCTACATTGAGTAGAATATTCCTGGGTATAGGTATGGGGCTAGCTGCAGGAGCTATGATATATGTTGTAGTAGAAGAGATACTTCCAGAGATATTCCATAGACAAGCAAGAAATAGAAGAATAGCCACACTAGGGTTCATCATAGGGTTCTATGCAATGCTATACCTAGATATACTAATACATTAG
- a CDS encoding transcriptional regulator, translating into MYFGDEYLGSIRQRIMKLLEATEAPLSAEEIAQIMGIDVYDVYEHLAHIAKTVRRQSGNKKLLLMLPARCRKCGYVFSELDRPRKPSRCPRCRSEWIEPPKFVIGNR; encoded by the coding sequence GTGTATTTTGGAGACGAATATTTGGGGAGTATTAGACAGAGGATAATGAAGCTTTTAGAAGCAACAGAAGCCCCATTATCTGCGGAAGAGATTGCACAGATTATGGGGATAGATGTTTACGATGTTTATGAACATTTGGCGCATATAGCGAAAACCGTTAGACGACAAAGTGGAAATAAAAAGTTATTGCTCATGCTACCTGCAAGATGTAGAAAATGTGGCTATGTGTTTTCTGAACTTGATAGACCTAGAAAGCCATCGAGATGTCCTAGATGTAGATCAGAATGGATAGAGCCTCCGAAATTTGTCATAGGTAATAGGTAG